One Pseudomonas muyukensis DNA segment encodes these proteins:
- a CDS encoding methyl-accepting chemotaxis protein encodes MRLKWLTNFNTLLLVTVCIALGATLWWSQRALERPYQLMERYLGLSQQFQHDAARNIEAYLGSGDALRHAAASQATGALLAALDDWPQALAAKLRPSLDSLQAFSANELLGAGKLAGDPQALLLQAERELGANFEQLAGYARDSASAAAGPYQAALLDAAVHLARLSLARDKLVSSGRAELADEVDRELQLIAAQAERIDALPLLGVTRAAESNADDFAAMMGLQTQASSQQEDIAVGLKRELQSLLKRYPAELQRTRAQIERRAALAASTNERLDAVRQAIAALEPEVRAQHGQIAGEVRIIQGLMIGLILLIALLIDTLQRRLARTLTGLAPALSRWAEGDFAQAIVLGRTNRELHDIEESLNRLRQYLVELVGTLRHNAEQVAGSSHALAGMSSALHDGAERQAGDTAQIRDALGELEATIQQVAGDASAAADASRDAGQAVERGQTVIGQSLSGLRALVDEVQGNARMIEQLAEESGTIGGVLTVIRAIAEQTNLLALNAAIEAARAGEMGRGFAVVADEVRSLAQRTTGATGEIQALIDRLQQAARDSVDGMRTQLEHAEATASQAQAADGALDAIVSAIGTIAETAVRIAEVTAQQSGAVSEIRDHSERIHALGEDNLQRIGEGREQGEQLLKLGGELNTAVRAFRL; translated from the coding sequence ATGCGCCTGAAGTGGCTGACCAATTTCAACACCTTGTTGCTGGTAACCGTGTGTATCGCCCTGGGCGCGACCCTGTGGTGGTCGCAACGCGCCCTGGAGCGCCCCTACCAGTTGATGGAGCGCTACCTGGGCCTGTCCCAGCAGTTCCAGCATGACGCGGCACGCAACATCGAGGCCTACCTGGGCAGCGGCGATGCCTTGCGCCATGCCGCGGCCAGCCAGGCCACCGGCGCCTTGCTGGCGGCCCTGGACGACTGGCCGCAAGCGCTGGCGGCCAAGCTGCGCCCGAGCCTGGACAGCTTGCAGGCCTTCAGCGCCAACGAGTTGCTTGGCGCCGGCAAGCTGGCCGGCGACCCGCAGGCCCTGCTGTTGCAGGCCGAGCGCGAACTGGGCGCGAACTTCGAGCAACTCGCAGGCTACGCCCGCGACAGCGCCAGCGCCGCCGCCGGCCCTTACCAGGCCGCGCTGCTGGACGCCGCGGTGCACCTGGCGCGCCTGTCCCTGGCCCGCGACAAACTGGTCAGCAGCGGCCGCGCCGAGCTGGCCGACGAAGTCGACCGCGAGCTGCAGCTGATCGCCGCCCAGGCCGAGCGGATCGACGCCTTGCCGCTGCTCGGGGTGACCCGCGCCGCCGAGTCCAACGCCGATGACTTCGCCGCGATGATGGGCCTGCAGACCCAGGCCAGCAGCCAGCAGGAGGACATCGCCGTGGGCCTCAAGCGTGAGCTGCAGAGCCTGCTCAAGCGCTACCCCGCCGAGCTGCAACGCACCCGCGCGCAGATCGAACGCCGCGCCGCCCTGGCGGCCAGCACCAACGAACGCCTGGACGCCGTGCGCCAGGCCATCGCCGCCCTGGAGCCGGAGGTACGCGCCCAGCACGGGCAGATCGCCGGGGAAGTGCGCATCATCCAGGGCCTGATGATTGGCCTGATCCTGCTCATCGCCCTGCTCATCGACACCCTGCAACGGCGCCTGGCCCGCACCCTGACCGGCCTGGCGCCGGCACTGTCGCGCTGGGCCGAGGGCGACTTCGCCCAAGCCATCGTCCTGGGCCGGACCAACCGCGAATTGCATGACATCGAGGAATCGCTCAACCGCCTGCGCCAGTACCTGGTGGAGCTGGTCGGCACCCTGCGCCACAACGCCGAACAGGTGGCCGGCAGCAGCCACGCCCTGGCCGGCATGAGCAGCGCCTTGCACGATGGTGCCGAGCGCCAGGCCGGCGACACCGCGCAGATCCGCGACGCTCTCGGCGAACTGGAGGCGACCATCCAGCAGGTGGCCGGCGACGCCAGCGCCGCCGCCGACGCCAGCCGCGATGCCGGCCAGGCCGTCGAACGGGGCCAGACGGTGATCGGCCAGAGCCTGTCCGGCCTGCGCGCCCTGGTCGACGAGGTGCAGGGCAATGCGCGCATGATCGAACAGCTGGCCGAGGAGTCGGGCACCATCGGCGGCGTGCTCACGGTGATCCGCGCGATCGCCGAGCAGACCAACCTGCTGGCGCTCAACGCCGCCATCGAGGCCGCCCGGGCAGGCGAAATGGGCCGCGGCTTCGCCGTGGTCGCCGATGAAGTACGCTCGCTGGCCCAGCGCACCACCGGCGCCACCGGCGAGATCCAGGCCCTGATCGACCGCCTGCAACAAGCCGCCCGCGACTCGGTGGACGGCATGCGCACGCAGCTGGAGCATGCCGAGGCCACCGCCAGCCAGGCGCAGGCGGCCGATGGCGCGCTGGATGCGATCGTCAGCGCTATCGGCACCATCGCCGAAACCGCGGTGCGCATCGCCGAGGTGACCGCCCAGCAAAGCGGCGCGGTGAGCGAGATTCGCGATCACAGCGAGCGCATTCACGCGCTGGGCGAGGATAACCTGCAGCGCATTGGTGAAGGACGCGAACAGGGCGAACAGTTGCTCAAGCTGGGGGGCGAGTTGAATACGGCGGTGCGGGCGTTCCGGCTATGA
- a CDS encoding diguanylate cyclase: MTQPAEPSHERLKQHFAQRVIHQARQILEIWQRLQRGEWSSGGLGELCEANLRLQRYAERFEQPEHSSLSQAIGQTLRAIEANSARLNSELISELNRLMQRLSRTGLRKGDQLDNVPLPPLRKPVYIVLQDHERAERLAQQLEFFGLSVQALCSAEAFQASMSERLPSAIVMDVDFTGAGLGLHLAAQAQQGLELHIPLLFFSLHETDTPTRLAAVRAGGQEFLTGTLDASSLLEKLELLTSATQYEPFRVLVIDDSRAQALHTERLLNSAGIITRTLTEPIRTMSELADFQPDLIILDMYMPACTGTELAKVIRHNDRYVSVPIIYLSAEDDLDKQLDAMSEGGDDFLTKPIRARHLITTVRNRAARARNLKARMVRDSLTGLYNHTHILQLLEDCSFRARREAQPLSFAMLDIDHFKKINDRHGHPMGDRVIKSLALFLKQRLRKTDFIGRYGGEEFAIVMPNTGLVAAHKVLDEIRRRFAEIHYPAQPHDLQCTFSAGVVQLDDALDALSMASAADEALYRAKHAGRNCVVSVEP; this comes from the coding sequence ATGACCCAGCCAGCCGAGCCGAGCCACGAACGCCTCAAGCAGCACTTTGCCCAGCGGGTGATCCACCAGGCCCGGCAGATCCTCGAGATCTGGCAGCGCCTGCAACGTGGCGAGTGGTCCAGCGGCGGCCTGGGCGAGTTGTGCGAGGCCAACCTGCGCCTGCAACGCTACGCCGAACGCTTCGAACAGCCCGAGCACAGCAGCCTGTCGCAGGCCATCGGCCAGACCCTGCGCGCCATCGAGGCCAACAGCGCGCGGCTCAACTCCGAGCTGATCAGCGAACTCAACCGCCTGATGCAGCGCCTGTCGCGCACCGGCCTGCGCAAGGGCGACCAGCTCGACAACGTGCCCCTGCCACCGCTGCGCAAGCCGGTGTACATCGTCCTGCAGGACCACGAGCGCGCCGAGCGCCTGGCCCAGCAACTGGAGTTCTTTGGCCTGAGCGTGCAGGCGCTGTGCAGTGCCGAGGCGTTCCAGGCCTCGATGAGCGAGCGCCTGCCGTCGGCCATCGTCATGGACGTCGACTTCACCGGCGCCGGCCTCGGCCTGCACCTGGCGGCCCAGGCCCAGCAGGGGCTGGAGCTGCACATTCCGCTGCTGTTCTTCAGCCTCCACGAAACCGACACCCCGACCCGCCTGGCCGCCGTGCGCGCCGGCGGCCAGGAATTCCTCACCGGCACCCTGGACGCTTCCAGCCTGCTGGAAAAACTCGAGTTGCTGACCAGCGCCACCCAGTACGAGCCGTTTCGCGTGCTGGTGATCGACGACTCCCGCGCCCAGGCCCTGCACACCGAGCGCCTGCTCAACAGCGCCGGGATCATCACCCGCACGCTCACCGAACCGATCCGTACCATGAGCGAGCTGGCGGACTTCCAGCCCGACCTGATCATCCTCGACATGTACATGCCCGCCTGCACCGGCACGGAGCTGGCCAAGGTGATCCGCCACAACGACCGCTACGTCAGCGTGCCGATCATCTACCTGTCGGCCGAGGACGACCTGGACAAGCAGCTCGATGCCATGAGCGAAGGCGGCGACGACTTCCTCACCAAGCCGATCCGCGCCCGCCACCTGATCACCACCGTGCGCAACCGCGCCGCCCGCGCCCGCAACCTCAAGGCGCGGATGGTCCGCGACAGCCTTACCGGGCTGTACAACCACACCCATATCCTGCAACTGCTCGAGGATTGCAGCTTCCGCGCCCGGCGCGAAGCGCAGCCGTTGAGTTTCGCCATGCTCGATATCGACCATTTCAAGAAGATCAACGACCGCCATGGCCACCCCATGGGCGACCGGGTGATCAAGAGCCTGGCGCTGTTCCTCAAGCAACGCCTGCGCAAGACCGACTTCATCGGCCGCTACGGCGGCGAGGAGTTCGCCATCGTCATGCCCAATACCGGGCTTGTGGCCGCACACAAGGTGCTCGATGAAATCCGCCGGCGCTTTGCCGAGATCCACTACCCGGCACAGCCCCATGACCTGCAATGCACCTTCAGCGCCGGGGTGGTGCAACTGGATGACGCGCTCGACGCGCTGAGCATGGCCAGCGCCGCGGACGAGGCGCTGTACCGGGCCAAGCATGCCGGGCGCAATTGCGTGGTCAGCGTTGAGCCGTAG
- a CDS encoding DUF2333 family protein encodes MLDWKNREAKAEPRERVDTRGAATRSYLGGLWSRALGTLIGLYLLVCIGLGWYWSQEPALFPVQNNAQAAAERNGQQMVIGYTTVETLKTVASTLLDKPGGYISNDRFPPGLWMDNMPSWEYGVLVQVRDLSRALRKDFARSQSQSTEDADLAKAEPRFNFDNKSWILPSSESEFEEGIKSLTRYQTRLAKGDQGAIFYTRADNLNNWLGDVATRLGSLSQRLSASVGRVKLNNTLKTESVAPGQAPQVDEEVVETPWLQIDNVFYEARGQAWALSHLLRAIEVDFADVLAKKNATVSVRQIIRELEASQEALWSPMVLNGSGFGMWANHSLVMANYISRANAAVIDLRQLLSQG; translated from the coding sequence ATGCTGGATTGGAAAAACCGCGAGGCCAAGGCCGAACCCCGTGAGCGGGTCGACACCCGTGGCGCCGCCACCCGCAGCTACCTGGGCGGCCTGTGGAGCCGAGCCCTGGGTACGTTGATCGGCCTGTACCTGCTGGTGTGCATCGGCCTGGGCTGGTACTGGAGCCAGGAGCCGGCGCTGTTCCCGGTGCAGAACAACGCCCAGGCCGCCGCCGAGCGCAACGGCCAGCAGATGGTGATTGGCTATACCACCGTCGAGACCCTCAAGACCGTGGCCAGCACCCTGCTCGACAAGCCAGGCGGCTATATTTCCAACGACCGTTTCCCGCCGGGCCTGTGGATGGACAACATGCCGAGCTGGGAGTACGGCGTGCTGGTCCAGGTGCGCGACCTGTCCCGCGCCCTGCGCAAGGACTTCGCCCGCTCGCAGTCGCAGTCCACCGAGGATGCCGACCTGGCCAAGGCCGAGCCGCGCTTCAACTTCGACAACAAGAGCTGGATCCTGCCCTCGAGCGAGTCGGAGTTCGAAGAAGGCATCAAGTCGCTGACCCGCTACCAGACCCGCCTGGCCAAGGGCGACCAGGGCGCGATCTTCTATACCCGCGCCGACAACCTGAACAACTGGCTGGGTGACGTCGCCACCCGCCTGGGCTCGCTGTCGCAGCGGCTGTCGGCCAGTGTCGGCCGGGTCAAGCTGAACAACACCCTCAAGACCGAGTCCGTGGCCCCGGGCCAGGCGCCGCAGGTCGACGAGGAAGTGGTCGAGACCCCATGGCTGCAGATCGACAACGTGTTCTACGAGGCCCGTGGCCAGGCCTGGGCGCTGTCGCACCTGCTGCGCGCCATCGAGGTGGACTTCGCCGACGTGCTGGCGAAGAAGAACGCCACGGTCAGCGTGCGCCAGATCATCCGCGAGCTGGAAGCCTCGCAGGAAGCGCTGTGGAGCCCGATGGTGCTCAACGGCAGCGGCTTTGGCATGTGGGCCAACCACTCGTTGGTGATGGCCAACTACATCTCCCGGGCCAACGCCGCGGTCATCGACCTGCGGCAGCTGCTGTCCCAGGGCTGA
- a CDS encoding NUDIX hydrolase, translated as MPVSPAEVAHRAASDAELVAWVDDQDQLLGALPRAELRERGLIGRCTFILLFNSAGDLCVHRRTLSKALYPGYWDVAAGGMVACQESYDQSAARELAEELGVSGVELRFHETFYFEQPGNRLWCAVYSAVWDGALRLQPEEVIEARFISVEQAQAESTQRPYCPDSLVALQRYQAGLS; from the coding sequence ATGCCGGTCAGTCCCGCCGAGGTCGCGCACCGTGCAGCCTCCGACGCCGAGCTGGTGGCCTGGGTCGATGACCAGGATCAACTGCTCGGCGCCTTGCCCAGGGCCGAGCTGCGCGAGCGCGGCTTGATCGGCCGTTGCACCTTCATCCTGCTGTTCAACAGCGCAGGCGACTTGTGCGTGCACCGACGCACCCTGAGCAAGGCGTTGTATCCGGGGTACTGGGATGTGGCGGCAGGCGGCATGGTCGCCTGCCAGGAAAGCTATGACCAGTCGGCGGCCCGGGAGCTGGCCGAGGAACTGGGCGTGAGCGGCGTCGAGTTGCGTTTTCACGAGACGTTCTACTTCGAGCAGCCGGGTAATCGCTTGTGGTGCGCGGTGTATTCGGCGGTGTGGGACGGAGCGCTGCGCTTGCAGCCCGAGGAGGTCATCGAGGCGCGGTTCATCAGTGTCGAGCAGGCCCAGGCGGAAAGTACGCAACGACCGTATTGCCCGGACTCGCTGGTGGCGTTGCAGCGGTACCAGGCGGGCTTGAGCTAA
- a CDS encoding translation initiation factor Sui1, protein MAKKASSFSALGGLVFSTDAGRHCPDCGKPVDDCICKQQVIPEGDGIARVRRESKGRGGKTVTTITGVPLALEPLKELASALKRRCGTGGALKDGVIEIQGDHVELLLAELIKQGFKAKKSGG, encoded by the coding sequence GTGGCCAAGAAAGCTTCTTCCTTTTCCGCCCTTGGCGGTCTCGTCTTTTCCACCGATGCCGGTCGGCACTGTCCCGACTGCGGCAAACCGGTGGATGACTGTATCTGCAAGCAGCAGGTCATCCCCGAGGGGGATGGCATTGCCCGCGTGCGCCGTGAAAGCAAAGGCCGTGGCGGCAAGACCGTGACTACCATCACGGGCGTCCCCCTGGCCCTTGAGCCGCTCAAGGAGCTCGCCAGCGCGCTCAAGCGTCGTTGCGGCACCGGCGGCGCGCTCAAGGACGGGGTCATTGAAATCCAGGGTGATCACGTCGAGCTGTTGCTCGCCGAGCTGATCAAGCAAGGTTTCAAGGCGAAGAAATCCGGCGGCTGA
- the speA gene encoding arginine decarboxylase produces the protein MSVRRTRKDDGSQWTVADSRSVYGIRHWGAGYFAINEAGRVEVRPNGPDSAPIDLFEQVQELRQSGLSLPLLVRFPDILQDRVRQLTGAFDANIARLEYQSQYTALYPIKVNQQEAVVENIIATQNVSIGLEAGSKPELLAVLALAPKGGTIVCNGYKDREFIRLALMGQKLGHNVFIVIEKESEVALVIEEAADLKVKPQVGLRVRLSSLASSKWADTGGEKSKFGLSAAQLISVVQRFRDAGLDQGIRLLHFHMGSQIANLADYQHGFKEAIRYYGELRALGLPVDHIDVGGGLGVDYDGTHSRNASSINYDMDDYAGVVVGMLKEFCDAQGLPHPHIFSESGRSLTAHHAMLVIQVTDVESHNDEVPTIENKAALPETVQWLADLLGPTDIEMVTETYWRATHYMGDVAAQYADGKLTLAEKALAEQCYFAVCRRLHNSLKARQRSHRQVLDELNDKLADKYICNFSVFQSLPDTWAIGQVLPIIPLHRLDEEPMRRAVLQDLTCDSDGKINQYVDEQSIETSMPVHAVKDGEDYLLGVFLVGAYQEILGDMHNLFGDTDSVNIYQNADGSVYHAGIETHDTIEDMLRYVHLSPEELMTHYRDKVASAKISARERTQYLDALRLGLTRSSYLSS, from the coding sequence ATGTCCGTACGACGCACACGCAAAGACGATGGTAGCCAGTGGACCGTGGCCGACAGCCGCAGTGTTTATGGCATCCGCCATTGGGGCGCGGGTTATTTCGCCATCAATGAAGCCGGGCGCGTCGAAGTGCGCCCCAACGGCCCGGACAGCGCGCCGATCGACCTCTTCGAGCAGGTCCAGGAGCTGCGCCAGAGCGGCCTGTCGCTGCCGCTGCTGGTACGTTTCCCCGACATCCTGCAAGACCGCGTGCGCCAGCTGACCGGTGCCTTCGACGCCAACATCGCGCGTCTTGAGTACCAGAGCCAGTACACCGCGCTGTACCCGATCAAGGTCAACCAGCAAGAGGCGGTGGTGGAGAACATCATCGCCACCCAGAACGTCTCCATCGGCCTGGAAGCCGGCTCCAAGCCCGAGCTGCTGGCGGTGCTGGCGCTGGCGCCGAAAGGCGGCACCATCGTCTGCAACGGCTACAAGGACCGTGAGTTCATCCGCCTGGCGCTGATGGGGCAGAAGCTCGGCCACAACGTGTTCATCGTCATCGAGAAGGAATCCGAGGTCGCCCTGGTGATCGAGGAAGCCGCGGACCTCAAGGTCAAGCCGCAGGTGGGCCTGCGCGTGCGCCTGTCGTCGCTGGCCTCGAGCAAGTGGGCCGACACCGGTGGCGAGAAGTCCAAGTTCGGCTTGTCCGCCGCCCAGCTGATCTCGGTGGTGCAGCGCTTCCGTGACGCCGGCCTGGACCAGGGCATCCGCCTGCTGCACTTCCACATGGGCTCGCAGATCGCCAACCTGGCCGACTACCAGCACGGCTTCAAGGAAGCCATCCGCTACTACGGCGAGCTGCGCGCCCTGGGCCTGCCGGTGGACCATATCGACGTCGGCGGCGGCCTGGGCGTGGACTACGACGGCACCCACTCGCGCAACGCCAGCTCGATCAACTACGACATGGACGACTACGCCGGCGTGGTGGTGGGCATGCTCAAGGAGTTCTGCGATGCCCAGGGCCTGCCGCACCCGCACATCTTCTCGGAGAGTGGCCGCTCGCTGACCGCGCACCATGCCATGCTGGTGATCCAGGTCACCGACGTGGAAAGCCACAATGACGAAGTGCCGACCATCGAGAACAAGGCGGCGCTGCCCGAGACCGTGCAGTGGCTGGCCGACCTGCTGGGCCCGACCGACATCGAGATGGTCACCGAGACCTACTGGCGCGCCACCCACTACATGGGCGACGTGGCCGCGCAATATGCCGACGGCAAGCTGACCCTGGCCGAGAAAGCCCTGGCCGAGCAGTGCTACTTCGCCGTGTGCCGGCGCCTGCACAACTCGCTGAAGGCCCGCCAGCGTTCGCACCGCCAGGTGCTGGACGAGCTCAACGACAAGCTGGCCGACAAGTACATCTGCAACTTCTCGGTGTTCCAGAGCCTGCCGGACACCTGGGCCATCGGCCAGGTGCTGCCGATCATCCCGCTGCACCGCCTCGACGAGGAGCCGATGCGCCGGGCCGTGCTGCAGGACCTGACCTGCGACTCCGACGGCAAGATCAACCAGTACGTCGACGAGCAGAGCATCGAGACCAGCATGCCGGTGCACGCGGTCAAGGACGGCGAGGACTACCTGCTGGGCGTGTTCCTGGTCGGTGCCTACCAGGAAATCCTCGGCGACATGCACAACCTGTTCGGCGACACCGACTCGGTGAACATCTACCAGAACGCCGATGGCAGCGTGTACCACGCCGGTATCGAGACCCACGACACCATCGAGGACATGCTGCGTTACGTGCACCTGTCGCCGGAGGAGTTGATGACCCACTACCGCGACAAGGTCGCCAGCGCCAAGATCAGCGCGCGCGAGCGCACGCAGTACCTGGATGCGCTGCGGCTTGGCTTGACCCGCTCGTCGTACCTGTCTTCGTAA
- a CDS encoding REP-associated tyrosine transposase: MDRHGNHRLRQGRFSESGRLYLLTTVTRQRNPLFHNLWFARAAIHQLRLSDHEGSCRTLAWVLMPDHLHWLIELGPTSLDKLMCAFKSRSSCALYQAGAARQHIWQPGYHDRALRRDEDVRMAARYIVANPIRAGLVRRAGEYSHWDCVWL, from the coding sequence ATGGACCGTCACGGCAATCATCGCCTGCGCCAAGGGCGCTTTTCAGAATCAGGCAGGCTTTATCTACTAACTACCGTTACCCGCCAGCGGAACCCACTGTTCCACAACCTTTGGTTTGCGCGAGCGGCCATCCATCAATTACGTCTGAGTGATCATGAAGGTAGCTGCCGTACATTGGCTTGGGTTCTGATGCCAGACCATCTGCACTGGTTGATCGAGCTTGGGCCTACCAGCCTGGATAAACTCATGTGTGCCTTCAAGTCGCGAAGCAGCTGTGCTCTTTATCAGGCAGGGGCTGCACGACAGCACATTTGGCAGCCTGGATATCACGACCGGGCTTTGCGGCGAGACGAGGATGTGAGAATGGCCGCGCGATATATCGTTGCGAATCCCATCAGGGCAGGGCTGGTACGGCGTGCTGGTGAGTATTCACATTGGGATTGTGTTTGGCTGTGA
- a CDS encoding MATE family efflux transporter has translation MSSLSIAWRERLTHRKVWALAAPMILSNISVPLVALVDSTVIGHLPHAHQLGAVAVGATLFTFMVGLLGFLRMGSTGFAAQAAGRADGAALRQVLVQGLLLALALAVLIGLLALPFSQLALQAMQPSAALLTSTEAFFHTRLLGLPAALASYALVGWFLGTQNARAPLAILLTTNLLNIALNLWFVLGLDWGVVGSARASVIAEWSAALLGLALTRPALRAYPGHIAWAALKRWQAWRPLLAVNRDIFLRSLALQLVFLLLTVQGARLGEATVAANALLLNGLLLAAYALDGLAHAVEALCGHAIGARDRESLQRTLVVACGWSLIVSLGFAVLFVLGGHLFIDMQTDIASVRAAAYPYLPYLALLPLVAVWSYLLDGLFIGATRAREMRNAMLVSVLIALPVAFAMRGFGNHGLWLAFLLFMALRAITLGWVGWRLHQQDRWVR, from the coding sequence ATGTCTTCACTGTCCATCGCCTGGCGCGAGCGCCTTACCCACCGCAAGGTCTGGGCCCTGGCCGCGCCGATGATCCTGTCCAACATCTCGGTGCCACTGGTGGCGCTGGTCGACAGCACGGTGATCGGCCACCTGCCCCATGCCCACCAACTGGGCGCGGTGGCGGTGGGCGCCACGCTGTTCACCTTCATGGTCGGGCTGCTGGGTTTCCTGCGCATGGGTTCCACCGGCTTTGCCGCCCAGGCCGCTGGCCGCGCCGATGGCGCCGCGTTGCGCCAGGTGCTGGTGCAAGGGCTGCTGCTGGCGCTCGCCCTGGCCGTGTTGATTGGCCTGCTCGCCCTGCCCTTCAGCCAGCTGGCGCTGCAGGCAATGCAGCCCAGCGCCGCGCTGCTCACATCGACCGAGGCATTCTTCCACACCCGCCTGCTCGGCCTCCCGGCGGCGCTGGCCAGCTACGCCCTGGTCGGCTGGTTCCTTGGCACCCAGAACGCCCGGGCGCCGTTGGCCATCCTGTTGACCACCAACCTGCTGAACATCGCCTTGAACCTGTGGTTCGTGCTCGGCCTGGATTGGGGCGTAGTCGGTTCGGCGCGGGCCTCGGTGATCGCCGAATGGAGCGCTGCGCTGCTGGGCCTGGCCCTCACCCGCCCGGCGCTGCGCGCCTACCCCGGGCATATCGCCTGGGCCGCGCTCAAGCGCTGGCAGGCCTGGCGCCCGCTGCTGGCGGTGAACCGCGACATTTTTTTGCGCAGCCTGGCGCTGCAACTGGTGTTCCTGCTGCTGACCGTGCAGGGTGCGCGCCTGGGCGAGGCCACGGTGGCGGCCAACGCCCTGCTGCTCAATGGCCTGCTGCTCGCCGCCTACGCCCTCGATGGCCTGGCCCATGCGGTCGAGGCCCTGTGCGGCCATGCCATCGGCGCCCGTGATCGCGAGTCGTTGCAACGCACATTAGTGGTGGCCTGTGGCTGGTCGCTGATCGTCAGCCTGGGTTTCGCGGTGCTGTTCGTGCTGGGCGGGCACCTGTTCATCGACATGCAGACCGACATCGCCAGCGTGCGCGCGGCGGCGTATCCCTACCTGCCGTACCTGGCACTGCTGCCGCTGGTGGCGGTATGGAGCTACCTGCTCGATGGGCTGTTCATCGGCGCGACGCGGGCGCGGGAGATGCGCAATGCGATGCTGGTGTCGGTGTTGATTGCGCTGCCCGTGGCGTTTGCCATGCGCGGGTTCGGCAACCATGGGTTGTGGCTGGCGTTCTTGCTGTTCATGGCGTTGCGGGCGATCACGCTGGGCTGGGTCGGGTGGCGGTTGCATCAACAGGATCGGTGGGTTCGGTGA